In the Gorilla gorilla gorilla isolate KB3781 chromosome 10, NHGRI_mGorGor1-v2.1_pri, whole genome shotgun sequence genome, one interval contains:
- the LOC101129492 gene encoding large ribosomal subunit protein uL23-like has protein sequence MALKAKKEAPATPKAKAKALKAKKAVLKGVHGHKKQIYMSPTFQWPKTLRLQRQPKYPWKSTPRRNELDHYAVIKFLLTTEPAMKKTEDNNMLVFIKDVKANKHQIKQAVKKLYNIDVVQVNTLIRPDGEKKAYVQPAPDYDALDVANKIGII, from the coding sequence ATGGCACTGAAAGCAAAGAAGGAAGCTCCTGCCACTCCTAAAGCCAAAGCCAAGGCTTTGAAGGCCAAGAAGGCAGTGTTGAAAGGTGTCCACGGCCACAAAAAACAGATCTACATGTCACCAACCTTCCAGTGGCCCAAGACACTGCGACTCCAGAGGCAACCCAAATATCCTTGGAAGAGCACCCCCAGGAGAAATGAGCTTGACCACTATGCTGTCATTAAGTTTCTGCTGACCACTGAGCCGGCCATGAAGAAGACAGAAGACAACAACATGCTTGTGTTCATTAAGGACGTTAAAGCCAACAAGCACCAAATCAAAcaggctgtgaagaagctctatAACATTGACGTGGTCCAAGTCAACACCCTGATTCGGCCTGATGGAGAGAAGAAGGCGTATGTTCAGCCGGCTCCTGATTATGATGCTTTGGATGTTGCCAATAAAATTGGGATCATCTAA
- the LOC101134764 gene encoding IQ motif and SEC7 domain-containing protein 3-like, translating to MGSAVDKLPSFILYKRNFAKKSDSPSFSGRLRYPASLPRLDTGSLSLASSLSSLPSGRQSLLWTPRDRKGEAGPVGEDRWAAGFPRPRAPRRQPRGRQGAGGGGWHREPAGEPGARAVLYLKGSGPPIVQNQQSLVHIQRQRIDEQERRLDELSAENRSLWEHQRLLLQAHPCARHRRSRYWPSGPLLSPLPLGARNLSRTRDSAHPPRHTPRPSRRRLSTTDSSWRGPSLLAAGLIQPKRPTSSRDTWGRYLQVEGGFTELLRCSRSLSSVQMPRALGKGVLSRRPE from the exons ATGGGCTCAGCTGTGGATAagcttccttcattcattctttacAAAAGGAATTTTGCTAAGAAG TCAGATTCACCGTCCTTCTCGGGTCGCCTGCGTTATCCTGCTTCCCTCCCACGCCTCGACACAGGCTCCCTCTCGCtggcctcctccctctcctctctgcccAGCGGGAGACAGAGCCTCCTCTGGACGCCAAGAGACAGGAAGGG GGAGGCTGGGCCCGTGGGAGAGGACCGCTGGGCTGCTGGGTTCCCACGCCCTCGCGCTCCCAGGCGCCagcccaggggcaggcagggcgCAGGCGGCGGTGGGTGGCATCGAGAGCCTGCTGGAGAACCCGGTGCGCGCGCCGTGCTGTACCTCAAGGGCTCTGGGCCACCCATCGTGCAGAACCAACAGAGCCTCGTCCACATCCAGCGCCAGCGCATCGACGAGCAGGAGCGGCGGCTGGATGAGCTGAGCGCTGAGAACCGCAGCCTGTGGGAGCACCAGCGGCTGCTGCTGCAAGCCCACCCTTGTGCCCGCCATCGTCGTTCCCGGTACTGGCCTTCTGGGCCACTGCTCTCACCATTGCCACTGGGGGCCAGGAACCTCTCCAGGACCAGGGACAGCGCTCACCCGCCGCGCCACACCCCGCGCCCGAGCAGACGCCGCTTAAGCACCACGGACAGCTCCTGGCGCGGCCCCAGCCTCCTGGCTGCCGGGCTCATACAGCCCAAGCGCCCCACCAGCTCCCGGGACACTTGGGGCCGCTACTTACAAGTAGAAGGAGGGTTCACCGAGTTGCTGCGCTGCTCCCGGAGCCTTTCTTCAGTACAAATGCCCCGCGCCCTCGGCAAGGGCGTCCTGAGCAGGAGACCTGAGTGA